In a genomic window of Streptomyces sp. NBC_01142:
- a CDS encoding SCO2523 family variant P-loop protein gives MLVFAASDKGGTGRSVTSANVAYRRALAGDDVCYLDFDFGSPTAAAVFDVPSALRGIEQGGLHSYLQGKATEPVRIDVWAETEHEVLRYRPTGSGSLVLLPGDRSGGEFAVGKDALSRCVDLFLRLNSEFDLVVVDLSAGRSYATDMVLEATSRPELRDVDARWLVYHRWTRQHVIAAAGLVFGTRGIIAGGVARGHDEDRLRGSIRFVRAAVPDPESALWSQVPPAQSAWMRKCDQDLNKLAAELDIGFSRVLGAVPLEPVLQWREQLITDEDVLASRVANMETRQALEDLATRLTDDDAWGQR, from the coding sequence GTGCTCGTCTTCGCCGCTTCCGACAAGGGAGGCACCGGCCGCTCCGTCACCAGCGCCAATGTCGCCTACCGCAGGGCGCTCGCCGGAGACGATGTCTGCTACCTGGACTTCGACTTCGGATCACCCACCGCCGCCGCGGTCTTCGACGTTCCGAGCGCGCTGCGCGGCATCGAGCAGGGCGGTCTCCACTCGTACCTCCAGGGCAAGGCCACCGAGCCGGTACGGATCGACGTATGGGCCGAGACCGAGCACGAGGTGCTGCGCTACCGGCCGACCGGCTCGGGCAGTCTGGTGCTCCTCCCCGGCGACCGCAGCGGGGGCGAATTCGCCGTCGGCAAGGACGCGTTGAGTCGGTGCGTCGACCTGTTCCTGCGGCTGAACAGCGAGTTTGACCTGGTCGTGGTCGATCTGAGCGCGGGCCGCAGTTATGCGACGGACATGGTGCTCGAAGCCACCTCACGGCCGGAACTGCGGGACGTCGACGCCCGCTGGCTCGTCTACCACCGCTGGACCCGGCAGCATGTGATCGCCGCCGCCGGGCTGGTGTTCGGTACGCGGGGCATCATCGCCGGCGGCGTGGCCCGCGGACATGACGAGGACCGGCTGCGGGGCAGTATCCGCTTCGTACGGGCCGCGGTGCCCGACCCCGAGTCGGCACTGTGGTCCCAGGTGCCGCCCGCGCAGTCCGCGTGGATGCGCAAGTGCGACCAGGACCTCAACAAGCTCGCGGCCGAACTGGACATCGGCTTCAGCCGGGTGCTGGGGGCCGTGCCGCTGGAGCCCGTGCTCCAGTGGCGCGAGCAGCTGATCACCGACGAGGACGTCCTCGCCAGCCGGGTCGCGAACATGGAGACCCGGCAGGCACTCGAAGACCTCGCGACCCGGCTGACCGACGACGACGCGTGGGGGCAGCGATGA